The following are encoded together in the Labeo rohita strain BAU-BD-2019 chromosome 17, IGBB_LRoh.1.0, whole genome shotgun sequence genome:
- the numb gene encoding protein numb homolog isoform X6, whose protein sequence is MNKLRQSFRRKKDVYVPESSRPHQWQTDEEAVRGGKCSFAVKYLGHVEVEESRGMHICEEAVKKLKTAGKKAVRAVLWVSADGLRVVDDKTKDLILDQTIEKVSFCAPDRNFEHAFSYICRDGTTRRWICHCFMAIKDSGERLSHAVGCAFAACLERKQKREKECGVTATFDANRTTFTREGSFRVTTATEQAEREEVMRQLQDAKKADSEVVLGSSSVGATNPVVTLAGSNGSSSSPPLPMATLAPQEANPHAIPRRHAPVEALARQGSFRGFPALSQKTSPFKRQMSLRMNELPSTMQRKSDFPIKNTVPEVEGEGDSISSLCTQITSTFSGPPEDPFSSAPMPKPTSSPQSPSAPGSEWPNAVPAAGTLPPVNAVLSTPASSHKRTPSEADRWLEEVSKSVRAHQPAAVTRTNTPPAQQPFPAPVPVPMAPGPSAPFMPAIPPSAVPTVPPRQPAFHAQAPASYPVSNGIPFVQPAFPVVGITPSQMVANVFGSATQTQPIPVPVQVPQAQLQSSPFSTPPPTSQFDTQAVCSPFGKPLLPPVSSGTALQPPKVNATFNGANSWVTPAQSMAVQQQPDAFEAQWAALESRSQQRTAPSPTNPFSSELHKTFEIQL, encoded by the exons ATGAATAAGCTACGGCAGAGTTTCCGGCGAAAGAAAGACGTTTATGTGCCAGAGTCCAGCCGGCCGCACCAGTGGCAGACAGACGAGGAGGCCGTACGCGGGGGCAAATGCAGCTTCGCCGTCAAG TATCTGGGGCACGTGGAGGTCGAGGAGTCTCGTGGCATGCACATCTGTGAAGAAGCTGTCAAGAAATTAAAGACG GCGGGAAAGAAGGCAGTGCGAGCGGTGCTCTGGGTGTCTGCAGATGGCCTGAGGGTCGTAGATGACAAGACAAAG GATCTTATTCTAGACCAGACGATAGAGAAGGTTTCCTTCTGTGCGCCGGATCGTAACTTTGAGCACGCCTTCTCCTACATCTGCAGAGATGGGACCACACGCCGCTGGATATGCCACTGCTTCATGGCCATCAAAGACTCA GGCGAGCGACTGAGCCATGCGGTGGGCTGTGCGTTTGCAGCGTGTCTGGAACGCAAGCAGAAGAGGGAGAAGGAGTGTGGGGTCACAGCCACTTTTGATGCCAACCGCACCACTTTCACACGGGAGGGATCCTTCCGTGTCACCACAGCCACGGAGCAGGCCGAGCGGGAGGAGGTCATGAGACAACTGCAGGATGCCAAGAAAG CAGACTCTGAGGTTGTGTTGGGCAGCTCCTCTGTCGGTGCAACTAACCCTGTGGTCACCCTCGCTGGATCCAATGGCTCGTCGTCCTCCCCTCCTCTGCCTATGGCCACACTGGCCCCTCAGGAAGCCAATCCTCACGCCATCCCGCGACGCCACGCACCCGTGGAGGCTCTCGCTCGCCAGGGCTCGTTCAGGGGCTTCCCTGCACTCAGTCAGAAGACGTCTCCCTTCAAACGGCAGATGTCACTGCGCATGAATGAGCTGCCCTCCACCATGCAGCGAAAGTCTGACTTCCCCATCAAAAACACTG tGCCGGAGGTGGAGGGTGAGGGCGACAGCATCAGCTCTCTGTGTACTCAGATCACATCCACTTTCAGTGGGCCACCAGAAGACCCGTTCTCCTCAGCACCGATGCCCAAACCCACCTCCTCACCACAATCGCCCTCTGCTCCAG GGAGCGAGTGGCCAAATGCTGTACCCGCAGCGGGAACCCTACCTCCCGTCAACGCAGTTCTTTCTACACCTGCCTCCTCTCACAAACGCACGCCATCGGAAGCCGACCGCTGGCTGGAGGAGGTGTCCAAGTCTGTGCGAGCTCACCAACCCGCTGCCGTCACGAGAACCAACACGCCTCCCGCTCAGCAGCCCTTCCCCGCCCCCGTGCCCGTCCCTATGGCACCCGGCCCTTCTGCACCCTTCATGCCAGCCATCCCTCCATCTGCGGTCCCTACCGTACCCCCACGCCAGCCGGCATTCCACGCTCAGGCGCCGGCGTCCTACCCAGTGTCCAACGGGATCCCGTTTGTGCAACCAGCCTTTCCGGTGGTTGGCATTACACCTTCACAGATGGTGGCCAATGTGTTCGGTTCTGCCACGCAAACTCAGCCCATCCCGGTGCCTGTTCAGGTGCCCCAGGCACAGCTTCAGTCTTCACCCTTCTCCACACCACCACCAACAAGCCAGTTTGACACCCAGGCTGTGTGCAGCCCCTTCGGCAAACCACTCCTACCTCCGGTGTCAAGCGGCACAGCACTGCAGCCGCCGAAAGTCAATGCCACATTTAATGGGGCTAACAGCTGGGTGACACCTGCGCAGTCTATGGCAGTGCAGCAACAGCCCGATGCTTTCGAGGCCCAGTGGGCCGCATTGGAGAGCCGCTCGCAGCAACGCACCGCTCCTTCACCCACAAACCCCTTCTCCAGTGAGCTCCACAAGACGTTTGAGATCCAACTCTAA
- the numb gene encoding protein numb homolog isoform X4 — MNKLRQSFRRKKDVYVPESSRPHQWQTDEEAVRGGKCSFAVKYLGHVEVEESRGMHICEEAVKKLKTAGKKAVRAVLWVSADGLRVVDDKTKDLILDQTIEKVSFCAPDRNFEHAFSYICRDGTTRRWICHCFMAIKDSGERLSHAVGCAFAACLERKQKREKECGVTATFDANRTTFTREGSFRVTTATEQAEREEVMRQLQDAKKDSEVVLGSSSVGATNPVVTLAGSNGSSSSPPLPMATLAPQEANPHAIPRRHAPVEALARQGSFRGFPALSQKTSPFKRQMSLRMNELPSTMQRKSDFPIKNTVPEVEGEGDSISSLCTQITSTFSGPPEDPFSSAPMPKPTSSPQSPSAPVNGAVPAFPPPSVTVTAAANSPVLPPPLPVRETNPWAKTPNTAPTTAHIGSEWPNAVPAAGTLPPVNAVLSTPASSHKRTPSEADRWLEEVSKSVRAHQPAAVTRTNTPPAQQPFPAPVPVPMAPGPSAPFMPAIPPSAVPTVPPRQPAFHAQAPASYPVSNGIPFVQPAFPVVGITPSQMVANVFGSATQTQPIPVPVQVPQAQLQSSPFSTPPPTSQFDTQAVCSPFGKPLLPPVSSGTALQPPKVNATFNGANSWVTPAQSMAVQQQPDAFEAQWAALESRSQQRTAPSPTNPFSSELHKTFEIQL; from the exons ATGAATAAGCTACGGCAGAGTTTCCGGCGAAAGAAAGACGTTTATGTGCCAGAGTCCAGCCGGCCGCACCAGTGGCAGACAGACGAGGAGGCCGTACGCGGGGGCAAATGCAGCTTCGCCGTCAAG TATCTGGGGCACGTGGAGGTCGAGGAGTCTCGTGGCATGCACATCTGTGAAGAAGCTGTCAAGAAATTAAAGACG GCGGGAAAGAAGGCAGTGCGAGCGGTGCTCTGGGTGTCTGCAGATGGCCTGAGGGTCGTAGATGACAAGACAAAG GATCTTATTCTAGACCAGACGATAGAGAAGGTTTCCTTCTGTGCGCCGGATCGTAACTTTGAGCACGCCTTCTCCTACATCTGCAGAGATGGGACCACACGCCGCTGGATATGCCACTGCTTCATGGCCATCAAAGACTCA GGCGAGCGACTGAGCCATGCGGTGGGCTGTGCGTTTGCAGCGTGTCTGGAACGCAAGCAGAAGAGGGAGAAGGAGTGTGGGGTCACAGCCACTTTTGATGCCAACCGCACCACTTTCACACGGGAGGGATCCTTCCGTGTCACCACAGCCACGGAGCAGGCCGAGCGGGAGGAGGTCATGAGACAACTGCAGGATGCCAAGAAAG ACTCTGAGGTTGTGTTGGGCAGCTCCTCTGTCGGTGCAACTAACCCTGTGGTCACCCTCGCTGGATCCAATGGCTCGTCGTCCTCCCCTCCTCTGCCTATGGCCACACTGGCCCCTCAGGAAGCCAATCCTCACGCCATCCCGCGACGCCACGCACCCGTGGAGGCTCTCGCTCGCCAGGGCTCGTTCAGGGGCTTCCCTGCACTCAGTCAGAAGACGTCTCCCTTCAAACGGCAGATGTCACTGCGCATGAATGAGCTGCCCTCCACCATGCAGCGAAAGTCTGACTTCCCCATCAAAAACACTG tGCCGGAGGTGGAGGGTGAGGGCGACAGCATCAGCTCTCTGTGTACTCAGATCACATCCACTTTCAGTGGGCCACCAGAAGACCCGTTCTCCTCAGCACCGATGCCCAAACCCACCTCCTCACCACAATCGCCCTCTGCTCCAG TTAACGGTGCAGTTCCTGCCTTCCCGCCACCTAGTGTCACTGTAACTGCTGCAGCTAACTCACCCGTGCTGCCGCCCCCGCTGCCTGTTCGAGAGACTAACCCCTGGGCCAAGACCCCAAACACAGCCCCCACCACAGCACACATAG GGAGCGAGTGGCCAAATGCTGTACCCGCAGCGGGAACCCTACCTCCCGTCAACGCAGTTCTTTCTACACCTGCCTCCTCTCACAAACGCACGCCATCGGAAGCCGACCGCTGGCTGGAGGAGGTGTCCAAGTCTGTGCGAGCTCACCAACCCGCTGCCGTCACGAGAACCAACACGCCTCCCGCTCAGCAGCCCTTCCCCGCCCCCGTGCCCGTCCCTATGGCACCCGGCCCTTCTGCACCCTTCATGCCAGCCATCCCTCCATCTGCGGTCCCTACCGTACCCCCACGCCAGCCGGCATTCCACGCTCAGGCGCCGGCGTCCTACCCAGTGTCCAACGGGATCCCGTTTGTGCAACCAGCCTTTCCGGTGGTTGGCATTACACCTTCACAGATGGTGGCCAATGTGTTCGGTTCTGCCACGCAAACTCAGCCCATCCCGGTGCCTGTTCAGGTGCCCCAGGCACAGCTTCAGTCTTCACCCTTCTCCACACCACCACCAACAAGCCAGTTTGACACCCAGGCTGTGTGCAGCCCCTTCGGCAAACCACTCCTACCTCCGGTGTCAAGCGGCACAGCACTGCAGCCGCCGAAAGTCAATGCCACATTTAATGGGGCTAACAGCTGGGTGACACCTGCGCAGTCTATGGCAGTGCAGCAACAGCCCGATGCTTTCGAGGCCCAGTGGGCCGCATTGGAGAGCCGCTCGCAGCAACGCACCGCTCCTTCACCCACAAACCCCTTCTCCAGTGAGCTCCACAAGACGTTTGAGATCCAACTCTAA
- the numb gene encoding protein numb homolog isoform X2: MNKLRQSFRRKKDVYVPESSRPHQWQTDEEAVRGGKCSFAVKYLGHVEVEESRGMHICEEAVKKLKTDRKFFKGFFAKAGKKAVRAVLWVSADGLRVVDDKTKDLILDQTIEKVSFCAPDRNFEHAFSYICRDGTTRRWICHCFMAIKDSGERLSHAVGCAFAACLERKQKREKECGVTATFDANRTTFTREGSFRVTTATEQAEREEVMRQLQDAKKDSEVVLGSSSVGATNPVVTLAGSNGSSSSPPLPMATLAPQEANPHAIPRRHAPVEALARQGSFRGFPALSQKTSPFKRQMSLRMNELPSTMQRKSDFPIKNTVPEVEGEGDSISSLCTQITSTFSGPPEDPFSSAPMPKPTSSPQSPSAPVNGAVPAFPPPSVTVTAAANSPVLPPPLPVRETNPWAKTPNTAPTTAHIGSEWPNAVPAAGTLPPVNAVLSTPASSHKRTPSEADRWLEEVSKSVRAHQPAAVTRTNTPPAQQPFPAPVPVPMAPGPSAPFMPAIPPSAVPTVPPRQPAFHAQAPASYPVSNGIPFVQPAFPVVGITPSQMVANVFGSATQTQPIPVPVQVPQAQLQSSPFSTPPPTSQFDTQAVCSPFGKPLLPPVSSGTALQPPKVNATFNGANSWVTPAQSMAVQQQPDAFEAQWAALESRSQQRTAPSPTNPFSSELHKTFEIQL; encoded by the exons ATGAATAAGCTACGGCAGAGTTTCCGGCGAAAGAAAGACGTTTATGTGCCAGAGTCCAGCCGGCCGCACCAGTGGCAGACAGACGAGGAGGCCGTACGCGGGGGCAAATGCAGCTTCGCCGTCAAG TATCTGGGGCACGTGGAGGTCGAGGAGTCTCGTGGCATGCACATCTGTGAAGAAGCTGTCAAGAAATTAAAGACG GACAGAAAGTTCTTCAAGGGCTTCTTTGCAAAA GCGGGAAAGAAGGCAGTGCGAGCGGTGCTCTGGGTGTCTGCAGATGGCCTGAGGGTCGTAGATGACAAGACAAAG GATCTTATTCTAGACCAGACGATAGAGAAGGTTTCCTTCTGTGCGCCGGATCGTAACTTTGAGCACGCCTTCTCCTACATCTGCAGAGATGGGACCACACGCCGCTGGATATGCCACTGCTTCATGGCCATCAAAGACTCA GGCGAGCGACTGAGCCATGCGGTGGGCTGTGCGTTTGCAGCGTGTCTGGAACGCAAGCAGAAGAGGGAGAAGGAGTGTGGGGTCACAGCCACTTTTGATGCCAACCGCACCACTTTCACACGGGAGGGATCCTTCCGTGTCACCACAGCCACGGAGCAGGCCGAGCGGGAGGAGGTCATGAGACAACTGCAGGATGCCAAGAAAG ACTCTGAGGTTGTGTTGGGCAGCTCCTCTGTCGGTGCAACTAACCCTGTGGTCACCCTCGCTGGATCCAATGGCTCGTCGTCCTCCCCTCCTCTGCCTATGGCCACACTGGCCCCTCAGGAAGCCAATCCTCACGCCATCCCGCGACGCCACGCACCCGTGGAGGCTCTCGCTCGCCAGGGCTCGTTCAGGGGCTTCCCTGCACTCAGTCAGAAGACGTCTCCCTTCAAACGGCAGATGTCACTGCGCATGAATGAGCTGCCCTCCACCATGCAGCGAAAGTCTGACTTCCCCATCAAAAACACTG tGCCGGAGGTGGAGGGTGAGGGCGACAGCATCAGCTCTCTGTGTACTCAGATCACATCCACTTTCAGTGGGCCACCAGAAGACCCGTTCTCCTCAGCACCGATGCCCAAACCCACCTCCTCACCACAATCGCCCTCTGCTCCAG TTAACGGTGCAGTTCCTGCCTTCCCGCCACCTAGTGTCACTGTAACTGCTGCAGCTAACTCACCCGTGCTGCCGCCCCCGCTGCCTGTTCGAGAGACTAACCCCTGGGCCAAGACCCCAAACACAGCCCCCACCACAGCACACATAG GGAGCGAGTGGCCAAATGCTGTACCCGCAGCGGGAACCCTACCTCCCGTCAACGCAGTTCTTTCTACACCTGCCTCCTCTCACAAACGCACGCCATCGGAAGCCGACCGCTGGCTGGAGGAGGTGTCCAAGTCTGTGCGAGCTCACCAACCCGCTGCCGTCACGAGAACCAACACGCCTCCCGCTCAGCAGCCCTTCCCCGCCCCCGTGCCCGTCCCTATGGCACCCGGCCCTTCTGCACCCTTCATGCCAGCCATCCCTCCATCTGCGGTCCCTACCGTACCCCCACGCCAGCCGGCATTCCACGCTCAGGCGCCGGCGTCCTACCCAGTGTCCAACGGGATCCCGTTTGTGCAACCAGCCTTTCCGGTGGTTGGCATTACACCTTCACAGATGGTGGCCAATGTGTTCGGTTCTGCCACGCAAACTCAGCCCATCCCGGTGCCTGTTCAGGTGCCCCAGGCACAGCTTCAGTCTTCACCCTTCTCCACACCACCACCAACAAGCCAGTTTGACACCCAGGCTGTGTGCAGCCCCTTCGGCAAACCACTCCTACCTCCGGTGTCAAGCGGCACAGCACTGCAGCCGCCGAAAGTCAATGCCACATTTAATGGGGCTAACAGCTGGGTGACACCTGCGCAGTCTATGGCAGTGCAGCAACAGCCCGATGCTTTCGAGGCCCAGTGGGCCGCATTGGAGAGCCGCTCGCAGCAACGCACCGCTCCTTCACCCACAAACCCCTTCTCCAGTGAGCTCCACAAGACGTTTGAGATCCAACTCTAA
- the numb gene encoding protein numb homolog isoform X3: protein MNKLRQSFRRKKDVYVPESSRPHQWQTDEEAVRGGKCSFAVKYLGHVEVEESRGMHICEEAVKKLKTAGKKAVRAVLWVSADGLRVVDDKTKDLILDQTIEKVSFCAPDRNFEHAFSYICRDGTTRRWICHCFMAIKDSGERLSHAVGCAFAACLERKQKREKECGVTATFDANRTTFTREGSFRVTTATEQAEREEVMRQLQDAKKADSEVVLGSSSVGATNPVVTLAGSNGSSSSPPLPMATLAPQEANPHAIPRRHAPVEALARQGSFRGFPALSQKTSPFKRQMSLRMNELPSTMQRKSDFPIKNTVPEVEGEGDSISSLCTQITSTFSGPPEDPFSSAPMPKPTSSPQSPSAPVNGAVPAFPPPSVTVTAAANSPVLPPPLPVRETNPWAKTPNTAPTTAHIGSEWPNAVPAAGTLPPVNAVLSTPASSHKRTPSEADRWLEEVSKSVRAHQPAAVTRTNTPPAQQPFPAPVPVPMAPGPSAPFMPAIPPSAVPTVPPRQPAFHAQAPASYPVSNGIPFVQPAFPVVGITPSQMVANVFGSATQTQPIPVPVQVPQAQLQSSPFSTPPPTSQFDTQAVCSPFGKPLLPPVSSGTALQPPKVNATFNGANSWVTPAQSMAVQQQPDAFEAQWAALESRSQQRTAPSPTNPFSSELHKTFEIQL from the exons ATGAATAAGCTACGGCAGAGTTTCCGGCGAAAGAAAGACGTTTATGTGCCAGAGTCCAGCCGGCCGCACCAGTGGCAGACAGACGAGGAGGCCGTACGCGGGGGCAAATGCAGCTTCGCCGTCAAG TATCTGGGGCACGTGGAGGTCGAGGAGTCTCGTGGCATGCACATCTGTGAAGAAGCTGTCAAGAAATTAAAGACG GCGGGAAAGAAGGCAGTGCGAGCGGTGCTCTGGGTGTCTGCAGATGGCCTGAGGGTCGTAGATGACAAGACAAAG GATCTTATTCTAGACCAGACGATAGAGAAGGTTTCCTTCTGTGCGCCGGATCGTAACTTTGAGCACGCCTTCTCCTACATCTGCAGAGATGGGACCACACGCCGCTGGATATGCCACTGCTTCATGGCCATCAAAGACTCA GGCGAGCGACTGAGCCATGCGGTGGGCTGTGCGTTTGCAGCGTGTCTGGAACGCAAGCAGAAGAGGGAGAAGGAGTGTGGGGTCACAGCCACTTTTGATGCCAACCGCACCACTTTCACACGGGAGGGATCCTTCCGTGTCACCACAGCCACGGAGCAGGCCGAGCGGGAGGAGGTCATGAGACAACTGCAGGATGCCAAGAAAG CAGACTCTGAGGTTGTGTTGGGCAGCTCCTCTGTCGGTGCAACTAACCCTGTGGTCACCCTCGCTGGATCCAATGGCTCGTCGTCCTCCCCTCCTCTGCCTATGGCCACACTGGCCCCTCAGGAAGCCAATCCTCACGCCATCCCGCGACGCCACGCACCCGTGGAGGCTCTCGCTCGCCAGGGCTCGTTCAGGGGCTTCCCTGCACTCAGTCAGAAGACGTCTCCCTTCAAACGGCAGATGTCACTGCGCATGAATGAGCTGCCCTCCACCATGCAGCGAAAGTCTGACTTCCCCATCAAAAACACTG tGCCGGAGGTGGAGGGTGAGGGCGACAGCATCAGCTCTCTGTGTACTCAGATCACATCCACTTTCAGTGGGCCACCAGAAGACCCGTTCTCCTCAGCACCGATGCCCAAACCCACCTCCTCACCACAATCGCCCTCTGCTCCAG TTAACGGTGCAGTTCCTGCCTTCCCGCCACCTAGTGTCACTGTAACTGCTGCAGCTAACTCACCCGTGCTGCCGCCCCCGCTGCCTGTTCGAGAGACTAACCCCTGGGCCAAGACCCCAAACACAGCCCCCACCACAGCACACATAG GGAGCGAGTGGCCAAATGCTGTACCCGCAGCGGGAACCCTACCTCCCGTCAACGCAGTTCTTTCTACACCTGCCTCCTCTCACAAACGCACGCCATCGGAAGCCGACCGCTGGCTGGAGGAGGTGTCCAAGTCTGTGCGAGCTCACCAACCCGCTGCCGTCACGAGAACCAACACGCCTCCCGCTCAGCAGCCCTTCCCCGCCCCCGTGCCCGTCCCTATGGCACCCGGCCCTTCTGCACCCTTCATGCCAGCCATCCCTCCATCTGCGGTCCCTACCGTACCCCCACGCCAGCCGGCATTCCACGCTCAGGCGCCGGCGTCCTACCCAGTGTCCAACGGGATCCCGTTTGTGCAACCAGCCTTTCCGGTGGTTGGCATTACACCTTCACAGATGGTGGCCAATGTGTTCGGTTCTGCCACGCAAACTCAGCCCATCCCGGTGCCTGTTCAGGTGCCCCAGGCACAGCTTCAGTCTTCACCCTTCTCCACACCACCACCAACAAGCCAGTTTGACACCCAGGCTGTGTGCAGCCCCTTCGGCAAACCACTCCTACCTCCGGTGTCAAGCGGCACAGCACTGCAGCCGCCGAAAGTCAATGCCACATTTAATGGGGCTAACAGCTGGGTGACACCTGCGCAGTCTATGGCAGTGCAGCAACAGCCCGATGCTTTCGAGGCCCAGTGGGCCGCATTGGAGAGCCGCTCGCAGCAACGCACCGCTCCTTCACCCACAAACCCCTTCTCCAGTGAGCTCCACAAGACGTTTGAGATCCAACTCTAA
- the numb gene encoding protein numb homolog isoform X1: MNKLRQSFRRKKDVYVPESSRPHQWQTDEEAVRGGKCSFAVKYLGHVEVEESRGMHICEEAVKKLKTDRKFFKGFFAKAGKKAVRAVLWVSADGLRVVDDKTKDLILDQTIEKVSFCAPDRNFEHAFSYICRDGTTRRWICHCFMAIKDSGERLSHAVGCAFAACLERKQKREKECGVTATFDANRTTFTREGSFRVTTATEQAEREEVMRQLQDAKKADSEVVLGSSSVGATNPVVTLAGSNGSSSSPPLPMATLAPQEANPHAIPRRHAPVEALARQGSFRGFPALSQKTSPFKRQMSLRMNELPSTMQRKSDFPIKNTVPEVEGEGDSISSLCTQITSTFSGPPEDPFSSAPMPKPTSSPQSPSAPVNGAVPAFPPPSVTVTAAANSPVLPPPLPVRETNPWAKTPNTAPTTAHIGSEWPNAVPAAGTLPPVNAVLSTPASSHKRTPSEADRWLEEVSKSVRAHQPAAVTRTNTPPAQQPFPAPVPVPMAPGPSAPFMPAIPPSAVPTVPPRQPAFHAQAPASYPVSNGIPFVQPAFPVVGITPSQMVANVFGSATQTQPIPVPVQVPQAQLQSSPFSTPPPTSQFDTQAVCSPFGKPLLPPVSSGTALQPPKVNATFNGANSWVTPAQSMAVQQQPDAFEAQWAALESRSQQRTAPSPTNPFSSELHKTFEIQL, from the exons ATGAATAAGCTACGGCAGAGTTTCCGGCGAAAGAAAGACGTTTATGTGCCAGAGTCCAGCCGGCCGCACCAGTGGCAGACAGACGAGGAGGCCGTACGCGGGGGCAAATGCAGCTTCGCCGTCAAG TATCTGGGGCACGTGGAGGTCGAGGAGTCTCGTGGCATGCACATCTGTGAAGAAGCTGTCAAGAAATTAAAGACG GACAGAAAGTTCTTCAAGGGCTTCTTTGCAAAA GCGGGAAAGAAGGCAGTGCGAGCGGTGCTCTGGGTGTCTGCAGATGGCCTGAGGGTCGTAGATGACAAGACAAAG GATCTTATTCTAGACCAGACGATAGAGAAGGTTTCCTTCTGTGCGCCGGATCGTAACTTTGAGCACGCCTTCTCCTACATCTGCAGAGATGGGACCACACGCCGCTGGATATGCCACTGCTTCATGGCCATCAAAGACTCA GGCGAGCGACTGAGCCATGCGGTGGGCTGTGCGTTTGCAGCGTGTCTGGAACGCAAGCAGAAGAGGGAGAAGGAGTGTGGGGTCACAGCCACTTTTGATGCCAACCGCACCACTTTCACACGGGAGGGATCCTTCCGTGTCACCACAGCCACGGAGCAGGCCGAGCGGGAGGAGGTCATGAGACAACTGCAGGATGCCAAGAAAG CAGACTCTGAGGTTGTGTTGGGCAGCTCCTCTGTCGGTGCAACTAACCCTGTGGTCACCCTCGCTGGATCCAATGGCTCGTCGTCCTCCCCTCCTCTGCCTATGGCCACACTGGCCCCTCAGGAAGCCAATCCTCACGCCATCCCGCGACGCCACGCACCCGTGGAGGCTCTCGCTCGCCAGGGCTCGTTCAGGGGCTTCCCTGCACTCAGTCAGAAGACGTCTCCCTTCAAACGGCAGATGTCACTGCGCATGAATGAGCTGCCCTCCACCATGCAGCGAAAGTCTGACTTCCCCATCAAAAACACTG tGCCGGAGGTGGAGGGTGAGGGCGACAGCATCAGCTCTCTGTGTACTCAGATCACATCCACTTTCAGTGGGCCACCAGAAGACCCGTTCTCCTCAGCACCGATGCCCAAACCCACCTCCTCACCACAATCGCCCTCTGCTCCAG TTAACGGTGCAGTTCCTGCCTTCCCGCCACCTAGTGTCACTGTAACTGCTGCAGCTAACTCACCCGTGCTGCCGCCCCCGCTGCCTGTTCGAGAGACTAACCCCTGGGCCAAGACCCCAAACACAGCCCCCACCACAGCACACATAG GGAGCGAGTGGCCAAATGCTGTACCCGCAGCGGGAACCCTACCTCCCGTCAACGCAGTTCTTTCTACACCTGCCTCCTCTCACAAACGCACGCCATCGGAAGCCGACCGCTGGCTGGAGGAGGTGTCCAAGTCTGTGCGAGCTCACCAACCCGCTGCCGTCACGAGAACCAACACGCCTCCCGCTCAGCAGCCCTTCCCCGCCCCCGTGCCCGTCCCTATGGCACCCGGCCCTTCTGCACCCTTCATGCCAGCCATCCCTCCATCTGCGGTCCCTACCGTACCCCCACGCCAGCCGGCATTCCACGCTCAGGCGCCGGCGTCCTACCCAGTGTCCAACGGGATCCCGTTTGTGCAACCAGCCTTTCCGGTGGTTGGCATTACACCTTCACAGATGGTGGCCAATGTGTTCGGTTCTGCCACGCAAACTCAGCCCATCCCGGTGCCTGTTCAGGTGCCCCAGGCACAGCTTCAGTCTTCACCCTTCTCCACACCACCACCAACAAGCCAGTTTGACACCCAGGCTGTGTGCAGCCCCTTCGGCAAACCACTCCTACCTCCGGTGTCAAGCGGCACAGCACTGCAGCCGCCGAAAGTCAATGCCACATTTAATGGGGCTAACAGCTGGGTGACACCTGCGCAGTCTATGGCAGTGCAGCAACAGCCCGATGCTTTCGAGGCCCAGTGGGCCGCATTGGAGAGCCGCTCGCAGCAACGCACCGCTCCTTCACCCACAAACCCCTTCTCCAGTGAGCTCCACAAGACGTTTGAGATCCAACTCTAA